A window of Campylobacter ureolyticus contains these coding sequences:
- a CDS encoding PAS domain-containing sensor histidine kinase has protein sequence MDRNQSRLIQYQNAIDASNIVSKTDIHGYITFVNDEFCNISKYSRDELIGQNHNIVRHPDVSPEVFKRLWKTILAKKVYKGIIKNLAKDGSVFYLNATIIPILDENGNIEEFVAIRHDVTEVIELNERLMATRIELKELNLSLEEKVKEQTKELLELNKSLENRVKEEILKNEEKNRLLSQQARLISMGEMIGNIAHQWRQPLSELGIDLFKMKQNLKDEEKFIHTYEHAKTVIKNMSNTIDDFRNFFKSDKEKEEFSIKEAIDKSLGMLEGTFKKEGICVEILKNEDVKISGIKAEFSQVIINILTNAKDAMQNLDPKDKIIKIKIYKNDKFAFVSISNNGENIKDSIMDKLFDPYFTTKHKSVGTGIGLYMCKMIVTNMNGNIYVKNLKNGVDFCIEIPLKKEKK, from the coding sequence ATGGATAGAAATCAAAGTCGTTTAATACAGTATCAAAACGCAATAGATGCTAGTAACATCGTATCCAAAACTGATATTCATGGATATATAACTTTTGTAAATGACGAGTTTTGTAATATAAGTAAATACTCAAGAGATGAATTAATTGGTCAAAACCATAATATCGTTCGTCATCCAGATGTTAGCCCCGAAGTGTTTAAAAGGCTTTGGAAAACAATTTTGGCAAAAAAAGTTTATAAAGGAATTATAAAAAATTTAGCAAAAGATGGTTCTGTTTTTTATCTAAATGCAACTATTATCCCAATTTTAGATGAAAATGGAAATATTGAAGAATTTGTTGCGATTCGTCATGATGTTACAGAGGTAATTGAACTTAATGAAAGACTTATGGCAACAAGAATTGAACTAAAAGAGTTAAATTTATCATTAGAAGAAAAAGTAAAAGAACAAACAAAAGAGCTTTTAGAGCTTAATAAAAGCTTAGAAAACAGAGTAAAAGAAGAAATTTTAAAAAATGAAGAAAAAAACCGTCTTCTTTCACAACAAGCAAGACTTATAAGTATGGGTGAAATGATAGGAAACATTGCTCACCAATGGCGTCAGCCGCTAAGTGAACTTGGAATTGATTTGTTTAAGATGAAGCAAAACCTAAAAGATGAAGAGAAATTTATCCATACTTATGAACATGCGAAAACTGTTATAAAAAATATGTCAAATACAATAGATGATTTTAGAAATTTTTTTAAATCAGATAAAGAAAAAGAGGAATTTAGCATAAAAGAGGCTATTGATAAGAGCCTTGGAATGCTTGAGGGCACTTTTAAGAAAGAGGGAATTTGCGTTGAAATTTTAAAAAATGAAGATGTTAAAATCTCTGGAATTAAAGCTGAGTTTTCTCAAGTAATTATTAATATTTTAACTAATGCAAAAGATGCTATGCAAAATTTAGATCCAAAAGACAAAATAATTAAAATAAAAATTTATAAAAATGACAAATTTGCTTTTGTTAGTATTTCCAATAATGGTGAAAATATCAAAGATAGTATTATGGATAAGCTTTTTGATCCATATTTTACAACAAAACATAAAAGTGTAGGAACTGGTATAGGACTTTATATGTGCAAGATGATAGTAACAAATATGAACGGAAATATATATGTTAAAAATTTGAAAAACGGAGTTGATTTTTGTATAGAAATACCACTAAAAAAGGAGAAAAAATGA
- a CDS encoding response regulator transcription factor: MSDLGKLRILIVEDEDSIRKSMAEALDGLFEEIILAKNGDEGVKKFKKHNPHIVITDIAMPIMNGLDMAKNIKEISSNTPIIALSAFSDKEKLLKAIDVGIDKYLIKPIDMDELLKVIEDIVRRKIGLLNDVKFGDGLEFNQTTKALSKNGVEIPLTKKELAFVSLLVERIGTLVLHEDIKQNIWGSENVSDAAIRTFVKRVRDKVGAKVIKNVPGLGYKIDF; the protein is encoded by the coding sequence ATGAGTGATTTAGGAAAACTTAGAATTTTAATAGTTGAAGATGAAGATAGCATCAGAAAGTCTATGGCTGAGGCTTTAGATGGTCTTTTTGAAGAAATTATTTTGGCAAAAAATGGAGATGAGGGTGTTAAGAAATTTAAAAAACACAATCCTCATATTGTAATAACTGATATAGCAATGCCTATAATGAACGGTCTTGATATGGCAAAAAATATTAAAGAAATTTCAAGTAATACTCCAATTATTGCATTGAGCGCCTTTAGCGATAAAGAAAAGCTTTTAAAAGCGATAGATGTAGGAATTGATAAGTATTTAATAAAACCGATTGATATGGATGAGCTTTTAAAGGTTATTGAAGATATTGTAAGGCGAAAAATAGGACTTTTGAATGATGTTAAATTTGGTGATGGGTTGGAGTTTAACCAAACCACAAAAGCCTTATCTAAAAATGGAGTTGAAATTCCTTTAACAAAAAAAGAGCTTGCTTTTGTTTCACTTTTAGTTGAAAGGATTGGCACTTTAGTTTTACATGAAGATATTAAACAAAATATCTGGGGAAGTGAAAATGTAAGCGATGCAGCCATTAGAACTTTTGTAAAAAGAGTAAGAGATAAGGTCGGAGCAAAAGTTATAAAAAATGTTCCAGGGCTTGGATATAAAATAGATTTTTAA